aaaacccaacaatataattaatattaatgttagaAATTGCAACGTTATGAACCTCCGTAGTTAAAGTGGAACATCCGACATGACACCAGTCTGTTCTGGATCAACTATATTGGTCAAACACAATACACCGATTTAATACACAATACACCCCTATCTATTATGGTTCGGCGAAAACCCAGTAAATTAACTAACTTTTAGCTCAGTAAAACTTGCGTGGCATTCATACACAGTCATTTTGCGTTTGACAACCTTGTATTATATGTCGCCCTCTATGTCTAACTATAATATCTTAAGTTTCGGTCGAAACAATGAACCCGGTCAGCCAATTTGCATAATCATCATTTCgaatacagtatatatgtcAATATGACTATTAATTTACTCTTTTGAGATGATCCCATATAATAACCACCTTTCATCTTAAACACTACCGGTATACTTCCCAATCTTAGTTTCTCATGgaccaatttaaaaataaaggtgaccaacaaaaaataataaataactaataataagtTTTCCCTTTATTTTAGGTTTTTTCGTGGTCTTTGTCTCATATTATTCGTTCGTGTCGTATCGTGTAAGTAAAAACGAAgtcattttattttgttctgTCCAATGCACCATTCTCAAAAATAAATGTTCTGATGAATATTCCAAACTAGACCGTAGATTGAACCTGGTTgtatattctattttttatttggaaaaCAAGCACGTGCCTTTATTACCAATCTAAAGTGGGTACAGAATTAGATgtaacaatttattaaattataactgTTACCCTCTTCAATTTAGTTCGCCATttctactgtacagtatattttgtcTTAATAATTGTTTACGACGAAACAAAAGCCAAATCGTCAAGTTTAGCCTGGCAAATCATGGTATATAAACATAAAGTTAAACAACCAACTAAATATTAAGGCTCATTATTCTTTTTGTTGTGACCGACTGGATGAAAATGAGCAAGTGGCATTCTCGCGTCTTATTATCTGTTATTAAGGCTATGAAGTGAGGTAATTAAACTACAATAGTCTAGGACCTGGGTAAGATTTGTGTTTGTGCCAATGGACaaactgtatggtatcaaattaaagcatacacaatatgctacccattgctacccaacttgtattgaacatttttaattatgaagcTAATTGTATGGAAAATGTGCACATTTATGCTAGGTGTATTAAGAATTGATGCGTGATAAAATTTACcgttaatatttatatatatattttccactACCGATATAGTGACTGATAAAGTGATTCGTTTCTGCCCCGGAAGTGACATAGTCTTACACTGTCATTATAATAGCACTGAGAAACTACTCTCTGTCGTATGGTTTGTAGAAAATGAAGACGTTTCATCATATACTGCAGAAACCAACAGATTGGTGGATAATAATGAAACAAAGTTTCAAATTCAAAATGGTTCGTTTTCATTAAAAGTCTTTGGAATAACGGAATCACAGAAATACAAATGTAGAGTAGTTGATGCAATGAATGATGTTGAGAGAAATTTCTGGACGACACAACCACAACCAGACGGTGAGTAAatcaatgatgataatgaacaGTTCTTTCGCATTGAACACTATTACctctacttattattttttagacccgctatatattttgtacaaatataaagtatttattacctccgccaaggaggttatgttttcacccctgtatgtttgtgtgtgtgtttgtgtgtgtgtgtgtctgtgaacagcctggaggccacagtttttatccgattcttaccaaatttggcaacaatgatctatgccccagAAGCttggacgagttcgaatttgaggggaaaaggtcataggtcaaggtctcaactaacaaaaaactattttactgcctagagaccacagtttttatccgattctcaccaaacttagcaacaatgatcaatgacatatcatataattgtggttaaattttgaagggtcagggtcaaagatcaaggtccacaaaaaaaaaatgaaataaaaaaataataataaaaaaaacacctcagtgggacttgaaccagcgatctcaactgtgagaggctggatacataaccattacaccacactgtcatccacaactttgtagtgtgcagttaacatatttacacttagaactaataaaaaaaaatgtacaaaaaaaaatattcagggggcattttatgtaggggaattttacagtaggcgcgcggaggtttgtactctcggagtaccctctagttattattataaagcaTTAACTACGGTACAACCAATTATATTTGATGCTACCTTAGTAATTCTAATGAGAccttttttgtgtgtttcattTCAATTACCGAACCAAGCAATAAAAGAGATAACTAGTACTGATTGAATAACTGTTTCATAGAATAATTTCAAAGTACAACAgctaatattaaatttatttagctttctaaagaaatataaactaTGGTGACCTTTCTTAAATATCTCGGCCGTATTTTTTCCAAACCTAATCagtatataatatgtatatatcaTTCAAAAAATGCCATGATTagtcattgtaggcctattgaaaATTACggggttttattttttattttgatattatgaATTAAGCCTATTTTTTTCAACTTAGcaactcatcaataattagtaaTAATTGTTTGGCTTTTATGTacaacaatataggcctattcactGATACTGATATCTATgtctgtttttaatccattttgttcttttgttttaacATCTTATTCGTTTCTccatgattttaaaaacaatttaatttattacttatttatgGTTAGTCAATCAATAATcaatttgatacatttattataaagtaattatgccaatattgattgattaggccaagaaagaaaaaaaggcctcaatcataaaaTACAATCTAGTTGCCAATATCCCAGCATCCCATACCCGttcatgtgagtgtgtggcaggctGAAACCATTTCATGATTTtggataaaatacatttatttatagtatttatccgacaatataacttacttattatattatcatgggatatttttctagccataaacaacaAATATCTTAGGCctagtaatttaattaaaattgacagAAGAAAACCCGGACCGATgttggcagtggcggactgcttttggccacaaaTTTCGAACCAAAACTGGTCCgaccggaccgattttggccccggaccataaTATTTGTCGTGACTCCgcagttttgcttttggtgtgaaagggccAGAGAGTTGTCGAGGTAATTATGTATCATGAATGACCggaatgataaattaaaaaaaaatacatttaggTAGTATTACTACTCTTTTAAAAGTACGAAAagtataatgtaatattaaaatgtttctttcttttaaattaCAGACAGCCTGGAGTGCAGTAGTTACACGGCTATTGTGGGTAAGATATATAACACTAGAATTGACACATCCCTATAGATCGTAAATTATTCCAATTTATGCAAATACAATGATAAATAGATGAGAATTGCTGACGATAAAATTGGATATCGTTAAACGTTCCTCATGCATAATCTGTGCCCAGAGAATATTGGCTCATTCGTTCCTAATCACGAAATGGTTAAAAAggaattttattgtttattgtttttttctttttgcaatttgtaactgttatcttttattttaaaatgtgtggtgaaaccaataaaacaaacaaaaaactttccctacgtttttttggatctaatttaaagtaaaaaactAGTATTATGTTATGTATAAACAAATACTATATGGACCTATTGCgatatttttttgtctttaaacggttacAAATGTGACAAATTCGATGCGATTCTAATAATTTGAGCGGCGCTCTAAATACCAGCGTGAACTGATATTTTCGTTTGCACCCACTTTTGATCAATCGCGAAGGCCGCTGtcgtatttataaacttcattcgTACATTGCGTTCATCTAATCAACTCCTCCATGTTCCTAATGGAAACTAAATCCTATGTCCATTGTGCATTTTCTGTGCAGCGCCTAAGTTATGGAATACAATAAGTCTATTGATTGATTGTTAGGCCTATCAGCAGCGTTCGTTACAGCTGTTTAAATACTAAGACCATCTACGCGAGCTACGagtgcattgtttttcttttttatcataattaaccgtacgtacatttaaaacaaggaaTTACCTGgtttaggcctaatgttttCAAATTTATATGCATTACttacaaaacgtcaacaatTGCAGAGAAAGTGTCTTTCACACCTACCTATAGACCGAATGTAAAAAGTATTAACATCTCAATAAAGAGGGGGTTTTTTACCGTTTTTTTACGCACATTATCGCCCTTTTTTTAAACTCGTAAAAAACGGATAAAAATAACGAAATTATCTATTAAAGACGTAGGcctaatttatattaatttttttaaatcttaggTTTCTCATTATTTAAATCAGACTCAACAAAGTCTACTTCTATATGGCCTAGACCAGGCTAGGACCATCTGATATTATAGTaaacatagtgaactatatgATATCTATTATAGGATGGAACTGAATTTTCGTCCACCTTACCGTATCTGCTGATTTCAAGAATAATATTGtaacattaatacatttttgtcTTGCCCAGCTCCAatcatagagggcgctattacaAATAGAAAGATAttggtactgtatttattcTATCAGTACTCACTTGGTATACATGGGTATGTCATGGCGTGCCAACGCGAAAAATGCGAAACCAAGCATCTCAATGTTTCACTTAATACAATCAATGCATACATTATAAACATCTTATGGAAAACAGTATTAGTATGTTTTCTAATCTATtaccgtaataataataatcatcatcataaattgattatataaatgaaaatatatatttttttagatatattaattatgtttgttAACATCCACATGACTTATATAGTAATAGTACATCAAGGTTATTTCGtttcttttttatgttttaggCTCCTTTAACAGTGGAAACTTTCTGAAGTATCACATACTGACTGAAATTTGCAGTCTAGTTTGTTTGGTAAACTATTTTTGTTTAGCCGTGTATTCTCCGTTCTAGGAATGGTCTGAGGCTCGCGCATTATTGAAAGGAAAAACAATCACCAAGCCAATCTCTTTCCTATATATATTAGTAGAGTAAAACTAATGAAAAAAAGGGGCCAACctcaaaaaaattgcaacaaaaGGTTTCTCAACGGATTTTGGTAGTATTAGGTGTActaaataacagaaaaaaagtcTCAAGAATTTCGACCACCGGAAAGTGTTTtttttcaagatggccgccaaaaTAGATAAAAACTACTTGGTCTATTGATATAATTTTGGTACCAACATACtcagaacatacatatttatattcgctataatagaacattttggccaaaaatgaccggaaatgctatTTCTTGCatgtttgacctttgaccttgatatgTTGTATCTTGGTAACAACTGACCGTAGGGAAACAAATTgtggctcaaattgttcagaatgtacatatttacatttattgtaatgagacattttgtcaaaaaatggttAGAAGtaaaggttattgacctttaaccttGATATGCTATATTTCGATAATGACTGACTGAGATACTATTTATGGCTCAATTTGTtcagaatataattatttttatttcgtaTAATGGTCTAATCTACCCATGGAATTAAGAGCTTTCCTGGGAATCAAGTaactgtaatatttataaagaCTTTTAGAATAtg
This region of Antedon mediterranea chromosome 8, ecAntMedi1.1, whole genome shotgun sequence genomic DNA includes:
- the LOC140056733 gene encoding uncharacterized protein isoform X1; this encodes MFFRGLCLILFVRVVSLTDKVIRFCPGSDIVLHCHYNSTEKLLSVVWFVENEDVSSYTAETNRLVDNNETKFQIQNGSFSLKVFGITESQKYKCRVVDAMNDVERNFWTTQPQPDDSLECSSYTAIVGSFNSGNFLKYHILTEICSLVCLSERWGDLVYIFYHWS
- the LOC140056733 gene encoding uncharacterized protein isoform X2; this encodes MFFRGLCLILFVRVVSLTDKVIRFCPGSDIVLHCHYNSTEKLLSVVWFVENEDVSSYTAETNRLVDNNETKFQIQNGSFSLKVFGITESQKYKCRVVDAMNDVERNFWTTQPQPDDSLECSSYTAIVGSFNSGNFLKYHILTEICSLVCLL